The following are encoded in a window of Roseivirga misakiensis genomic DNA:
- a CDS encoding S9 family peptidase yields the protein MKNRLTPLCLLLVLFISTNTQAQTAKTLTDADYQRAAAMLSGNTSKLIDNDIRPQWLPDGRLWYRSLTENQMEFKLFDPSNKKQIVAGSMQELLEKGGITSNQRRPSRNQVLSPDGNYAAFIRDWNLWIKEVATGKEWALTTDGIKDFGYATDNAGWKQSDRPILSWSPDSKKIATFQQDQRHVSDMYLVKTQVGAPELKQWKYPIPSDEDIIRIHRVIIHVSENPKITKLRMSPDARRGTLCDDISCEGGFDDIAWSEDSQQLVFVSTSRDHKQENIRIADTQTGEVKDIFEEVVDTQYESGQGGINWRYFSKTNEIIWYSERTDWGHLYLYDATTGVVKNRITTGNYVVRNIVKVDQKNRLIYFVGGHHEGKGNPYFSYLYSVKFNGKGLKMLTPEEGHHSVSLSPNGEYFTDSYSQPNVPPVHNVRNIKGKLISTLEKTDVSRLEATGWKAPSPFTVKSANGQWDLHGLMYTPSGMTPGAKLPVIVYIYPGPQGGSVGSWSFRASRGDNQALAELGFVVVQLEGSCNPNRSKSFHDACYGNMGENTLPDQISGLKQLQAQYKLLDLDNIGIWGHSGGGFATAAAMFKYPDVFKVGISESGNHDNRNYEDDWGERYIGLETEDANGVSNYEKQANQVFAKDLKGKLLIIHGGMDDNVPPYNSYLVADALIKANKDFDFLLLPNARHGYGADSYYIMRRRWDYFVKHLMLAKPPKEFQIKFSPDPRTR from the coding sequence ATGAAAAACAGACTTACTCCTCTATGCTTATTATTAGTTCTTTTTATCAGCACTAATACGCAAGCACAAACTGCAAAAACACTTACAGATGCTGATTATCAACGTGCAGCGGCCATGCTTTCTGGAAATACGAGTAAACTGATTGATAATGACATCAGGCCTCAATGGCTTCCAGACGGAAGACTTTGGTATCGATCATTAACGGAAAATCAGATGGAATTTAAACTGTTTGATCCAAGTAATAAAAAGCAAATCGTTGCAGGTTCAATGCAAGAGCTGCTGGAAAAAGGAGGTATTACGTCAAACCAAAGAAGACCATCGCGAAATCAGGTCTTATCGCCTGATGGTAATTATGCAGCCTTTATTCGTGATTGGAACTTGTGGATCAAAGAAGTGGCTACTGGCAAAGAGTGGGCTTTAACAACAGATGGCATAAAAGACTTTGGTTACGCGACTGACAATGCAGGATGGAAACAAAGTGATCGCCCCATACTCAGTTGGTCGCCAGACTCTAAAAAGATCGCAACATTTCAGCAAGATCAACGACATGTCAGCGACATGTATTTAGTGAAGACACAAGTAGGTGCCCCTGAGCTGAAGCAATGGAAATACCCTATACCAAGTGATGAAGACATTATTCGTATTCACCGAGTGATTATTCATGTGAGTGAAAATCCTAAAATCACCAAACTGCGCATGAGTCCCGATGCTAGGCGCGGCACATTATGTGATGACATTTCATGCGAAGGTGGATTTGATGATATCGCGTGGAGTGAGGATAGTCAACAGCTCGTTTTTGTATCTACAAGTCGCGACCACAAGCAAGAAAACATCAGAATCGCCGATACCCAAACTGGTGAGGTCAAAGATATCTTCGAGGAAGTAGTAGATACCCAATATGAATCTGGACAAGGAGGAATAAACTGGAGATACTTTTCAAAGACGAACGAAATCATCTGGTATTCTGAAAGAACCGATTGGGGGCATCTCTATTTATACGATGCGACAACAGGCGTCGTCAAAAATCGAATTACCACGGGTAACTACGTCGTGAGAAATATTGTAAAAGTTGATCAGAAAAACCGTTTGATCTATTTTGTTGGTGGCCACCACGAAGGAAAAGGTAACCCCTATTTTAGTTACCTCTACAGCGTAAAATTTAATGGCAAGGGGCTAAAAATGTTAACGCCTGAAGAAGGTCATCACTCGGTTAGCCTTTCACCGAATGGAGAGTATTTCACTGATTCCTATTCACAACCTAATGTACCGCCAGTACATAATGTCCGAAACATCAAAGGAAAACTGATCAGCACCTTAGAGAAAACAGATGTTTCTAGACTAGAAGCCACTGGGTGGAAAGCCCCTAGCCCCTTTACAGTGAAATCAGCCAATGGCCAATGGGATTTACATGGCCTAATGTACACGCCGAGTGGAATGACACCTGGAGCAAAATTACCAGTCATTGTGTACATCTACCCCGGACCACAAGGTGGTAGTGTTGGCTCATGGAGCTTTAGAGCATCGCGAGGAGATAATCAAGCACTGGCAGAACTTGGATTTGTTGTCGTTCAACTTGAGGGCAGTTGCAACCCGAATCGATCTAAATCATTTCACGATGCCTGCTATGGTAATATGGGAGAAAACACATTGCCGGATCAGATTTCTGGGTTAAAGCAATTGCAAGCGCAATACAAATTACTCGATTTGGATAACATCGGGATTTGGGGCCACTCTGGTGGTGGGTTTGCGACAGCCGCAGCCATGTTCAAATACCCTGATGTATTCAAAGTAGGCATTTCGGAATCGGGCAACCACGACAATAGAAATTACGAAGACGACTGGGGAGAAAGATATATTGGTTTAGAAACTGAAGATGCTAACGGTGTATCGAATTATGAAAAACAGGCGAATCAGGTGTTTGCCAAAGACTTAAAAGGCAAGCTATTGATCATACATGGTGGAATGGACGATAACGTGCCTCCATATAACTCTTATTTGGTAGCGGATGCATTGATTAAGGCCAACAAAGATTTTGATTTCTTGCTGCTGCCCAATGCGAGACATGGTTACGGTGCGGATAGTTACTACATCATGAGAAGGCGATGGGATTATTTTGTGAAGCACTTAATGCTGGCCAAGCCACCGAAAGAGTTTCAGATCAAATTTTCTCCTGATCCACGTACGAGATAA
- a CDS encoding leucine-rich repeat domain-containing protein — protein sequence MNNLAEKSPKNILRILISNLLFTSIFLFQVDFDDSRSYSVIGNFLGFQSEFLERYGYNVVGIALLLYLTNAVFMVRIVRKDRIKGANYALLILSILFALVLPNVYALTSFRINERQEISRLEDKGIFNALEDVLRSAKQTDRLTINPYYKPLTEFPSELLKLDHLKSLNLKGHEITAIPNDISLLMNLESLNLLDNKLEAINPSICDCQNLVELRVGGKIQTIPECLKKMKTLKHLSFQSSHANELIEELREFKNLETAHFYLYRDWNAYNAMTEEEKDEFSKNSTPFDRVKWNQLIEETGIEHKY from the coding sequence ATGAATAACCTTGCAGAGAAAAGCCCAAAAAACATCTTGAGAATTTTAATCTCAAATCTACTCTTTACCTCCATTTTTCTTTTTCAGGTAGACTTCGACGACTCAAGAAGCTACTCTGTGATTGGAAATTTTTTGGGATTTCAAAGTGAATTCCTCGAACGATACGGATACAATGTTGTAGGTATTGCACTTCTACTTTACCTTACCAATGCTGTTTTTATGGTGCGAATTGTCAGGAAAGACAGAATTAAAGGTGCCAATTATGCACTTCTAATCCTGTCAATTTTATTCGCTTTAGTTTTACCGAATGTCTATGCTCTTACAAGTTTTAGAATTAATGAACGACAAGAAATATCTCGTCTCGAAGACAAGGGTATCTTTAACGCTTTAGAGGATGTTTTGAGAAGTGCGAAACAAACTGATAGGTTGACGATCAACCCTTACTACAAGCCTCTGACCGAATTTCCTTCAGAGCTTCTCAAACTTGATCATTTAAAAAGTTTGAACTTAAAAGGTCATGAAATTACCGCCATTCCGAATGATATTTCCCTTTTAATGAACTTAGAAAGCTTGAACCTATTGGATAATAAACTGGAAGCAATAAACCCATCGATTTGTGATTGTCAAAACTTAGTTGAATTGCGCGTTGGAGGTAAAATTCAGACAATACCAGAATGCTTAAAAAAAATGAAGACTTTGAAACATCTATCTTTTCAAAGTAGCCACGCTAACGAACTTATCGAAGAGCTAAGAGAGTTTAAAAATCTAGAGACGGCCCACTTTTACCTTTATAGAGATTGGAACGCCTATAACGCAATGACCGAAGAAGAAAAAGATGAATTCTCCAAGAATTCTACACCTTTTGATAGAGTCAAATGGAATCAATTAATAGAAGAGACAGGAATTGAACATAAATACTAA
- a CDS encoding GNAT family N-acetyltransferase, which yields MIQFDKYTIRPLAISDLNQYFDLVERNRKRLEDFFTGTVSKTKDLAATEQFLKEIDEKRTKREYFPYLVVDNSTNEFIAFIDLKNVDWSIPKTEIGCYTDVNFAGKGVTTKAMNLFVDYCFETFDFKKIYLRTHHSNKAAQIVAERCSFELEGTIRMDYITTAGEIVDLMYYGRLKKSKI from the coding sequence ATGATACAATTTGATAAATACACCATTAGACCTTTAGCCATAAGCGACCTAAATCAATACTTTGATTTAGTAGAGAGAAACCGAAAAAGGCTAGAAGATTTTTTCACTGGAACGGTCTCCAAAACCAAGGACTTAGCCGCTACCGAACAATTCCTAAAGGAGATTGACGAAAAAAGAACAAAGAGAGAGTACTTTCCGTATTTGGTTGTCGATAATTCCACGAATGAGTTTATCGCTTTTATTGACCTCAAAAATGTGGATTGGTCCATTCCGAAAACAGAAATTGGTTGCTATACCGACGTAAACTTTGCTGGTAAAGGGGTTACAACAAAAGCCATGAATTTGTTTGTCGACTATTGCTTCGAGACGTTTGACTTCAAGAAAATATACCTAAGAACGCACCACTCCAATAAAGCCGCTCAAATTGTGGCTGAACGATGTAGCTTTGAACTCGAAGGCACCATTAGAATGGACTACATAACCACAGCTGGTGAAATTGTAGACCTGATGTATTACGGTCGTTTGAAGAAGAGTAAAATATAG
- a CDS encoding DUF1569 domain-containing protein: MKNLYHKPDVDGILERLEKLTPNAERQWGKMDVAQMLAHLNAFLEIPLDLSFPKRMLSGRIIGRFFKSRYVSKKRFSKNSPTGKNFIMDGQEDFEKERTKSIALVQKFYENGPEKCTRQPHQFFGKLSPDEWAIVQWKHFDHHLRQFDV; this comes from the coding sequence ATGAAAAATCTCTACCATAAACCTGATGTCGATGGAATTTTAGAGAGACTCGAAAAACTCACGCCTAATGCGGAGCGACAATGGGGGAAAATGGATGTGGCGCAGATGTTAGCCCATTTAAATGCATTTCTAGAAATACCATTGGATTTGAGCTTTCCAAAAAGAATGCTCAGTGGAAGAATAATCGGCAGGTTTTTTAAATCTAGGTATGTCAGTAAAAAGCGGTTTTCAAAGAATTCACCGACAGGCAAAAACTTTATTATGGATGGGCAAGAAGATTTCGAGAAGGAAAGAACCAAGTCCATCGCGCTAGTCCAGAAGTTTTATGAAAATGGCCCTGAAAAATGTACCAGACAACCGCATCAATTCTTCGGCAAGCTTTCGCCTGATGAATGGGCAATTGTGCAATGGAAACACTTCGACCATCACCTTAGGCAATTTGATGTTTAA
- a CDS encoding DUF998 domain-containing protein, which produces MVLTEKKIGLIGLTSVLTLISALLIFGFINGEFSFVNDFISKLGAKGEPNALWFNLFGFVLVGLLLIGFGLAYGKMLNDKLLSILLSLFGLGFALTAIPIDMEFSRTPVSKAHIVAICLGLASWMFGLSRLGYNRQLKRSVRIRANITATILMLSMAGFALELWSMPIAHRLVFGIVFGWTAVTSIELIGKPKAVAN; this is translated from the coding sequence ATGGTATTAACAGAAAAGAAAATAGGCCTGATTGGATTGACATCTGTGCTGACCCTCATCAGCGCCTTATTAATCTTCGGTTTTATTAATGGAGAATTTAGTTTTGTCAACGATTTTATCAGTAAACTTGGCGCCAAAGGAGAACCCAATGCTTTGTGGTTTAACCTATTTGGTTTTGTGCTTGTCGGGCTTTTGCTGATTGGTTTTGGGTTAGCCTACGGCAAAATGCTCAATGATAAATTACTATCCATCCTCCTGTCGCTCTTTGGTTTAGGCTTTGCCTTAACTGCGATTCCGATTGATATGGAATTTTCTAGAACACCCGTTTCTAAAGCACATATTGTAGCCATTTGCCTTGGACTAGCCAGTTGGATGTTCGGACTTTCTAGACTTGGGTATAATCGACAGTTAAAACGCTCGGTGAGGATTAGAGCGAACATAACGGCCACTATATTAATGCTTTCCATGGCAGGTTTTGCCCTTGAGCTTTGGTCCATGCCGATCGCCCACAGATTAGTGTTTGGAATCGTCTTTGGCTGGACGGCCGTCACCTCAATAGAATTGATAGGTAAACCTAAAGCCGTAGCAAATTAA
- a CDS encoding SDR family oxidoreductase gives MTKRIFITGASSGLGKSAAILFADKGWHVIATMRNPSKETELDQIDNISLLPLDVTDTGQIKSTAEKAIGLGDIDVVFNNAGYGLAGPFEGATDDQLVRQLNTNLLGVMRVTQAFIPHFRAKESGLFITTTSIGGLITLPFNSVYHATKWGLEGWSESLAFELNPHGIGVKTVSPGGIATDFAGRSLDMTTHDAYNDSMQKVMTVFMDPERQQTYSTAEQIAEVVYEAATDGKMKLRYPAGEDAKTWYEQRNSVGDEAFRKGINELFFGE, from the coding sequence ATGACTAAAAGAATTTTTATTACTGGCGCATCATCAGGATTAGGCAAATCTGCTGCAATACTTTTCGCTGATAAAGGCTGGCATGTTATCGCCACCATGCGTAATCCTAGCAAAGAAACTGAGTTAGACCAAATTGACAATATAAGCCTCCTACCCCTTGATGTCACAGATACTGGACAAATCAAATCAACGGCTGAAAAGGCCATCGGTCTTGGTGACATTGACGTGGTGTTTAACAATGCCGGTTATGGTTTAGCTGGGCCATTTGAAGGGGCAACAGACGATCAGCTGGTAAGACAGTTAAATACTAACTTACTCGGCGTTATGCGTGTAACACAAGCTTTCATCCCACATTTTAGGGCTAAGGAAAGTGGTCTTTTTATTACAACAACTTCAATTGGCGGACTGATCACCCTACCATTCAATTCTGTCTACCATGCCACCAAATGGGGGCTTGAAGGCTGGAGTGAGAGTTTGGCTTTCGAATTAAATCCGCATGGCATAGGCGTAAAAACCGTATCACCTGGTGGTATTGCCACAGACTTTGCTGGCCGATCTTTAGACATGACCACTCACGATGCCTACAATGATTCCATGCAGAAAGTAATGACCGTGTTTATGGACCCTGAAAGACAACAGACATACTCTACCGCAGAGCAAATTGCTGAAGTAGTCTATGAAGCCGCTACTGACGGTAAAATGAAATTAAGATACCCAGCTGGTGAAGATGCCAAAACCTGGTACGAGCAAAGAAATTCGGTTGGAGATGAAGCTTTCAGGAAAGGTATAAATGAACTTTTCTTTGGAGAATAA